In Erigeron canadensis isolate Cc75 chromosome 6, C_canadensis_v1, whole genome shotgun sequence, the following are encoded in one genomic region:
- the LOC122606067 gene encoding probable indole-3-acetic acid-amido synthetase GH3.1, which produces MAVGTVTSSPLGPPANEKDAKALQFIEEMTKNCDSVQENVLCEILTQNAEAEYLQKWNLGGATDRKTFKSKVPVVSYDDLQPYIQRIANGDRSPILSSHPISEFLTSSGTSAGERKLMPTIAAEMDRRQKLYSLLMPVMNLYVTDLDKGKGLYFYFIKAETKTPSGLVARPVLTSYYKSNQFKTRPYDPYNVLTSPNETILCVDSFQSMYSQMLCGLIYREQVLRCGAVFASGLVRAIKFLTLNWKQLALDIETGFLNPKITDQDIRACMSKILKPDPNLARFVRDECCDENWEGIITRIWPNTKYLDVIVTGAMAQYIPILDFYSGNLPQTCTMYASSECYFGLNLTPMVKPSEVSYTIMPNMGYFEFIPHDSANSVTKPNNDSPSQLLDLADLELGKEYELVISTYSGLCRYRVGDILRVTGFHNSAPQFKFIRRKNVLLSIDADKTDETELQSAIEKASELLKEFNTAVVEYTSYGDTKTIPGHYVIYWELLVKDPGHGPSHQVLDQCCLAMEECLNSVYRQSRVADNSIGPLEIRVVKNGTFEELMDYAISRGASINQYKVPRCVSFTPIMELLDSRVVSTHFSPSAPHWVPERRF; this is translated from the exons atGGCAGTTGGTACAGTGACGTCATCACCATTAGGCCCACCGGCTAATGAGAAAGATGCAAAAGCTCTTCAGTTTATAGAAGAGATGACTAAAAACTGTGATTCGGTTCAAGAAAATGTTTTGTGTGAAATTTTGACACAAAATGCTGAAGCTGAGTACCTACAAAAATGGAACCTTGGCGGCGCCACCGACCGGAAAACCTTCAAGTCCAAGGTTCCGGTTGTGTCGTACGATGATCTCCAGCCGTACATCCAACGTATCGCTAATGGAGACCGTTCTCCTATTCTCTCTTCACACCCCATTTCTGAGTTTCTCACAAg TTCTGGGACATCAGCTGGGGAAAGAAAGTTGATGCCAACAATTGCTGCAGAAATGGACCGCAGGCAGAAATTGTATAGTCTGCTCATGCCTGTCATGAACTT GTACGTGACCGATTTAGACAAAGGCAAGGGACTATACTTTTATTTCATAAAGGCCGAAACAAAAACCCCAAGTGGTTTAGTAGCCCGACCCGTTCTCACAAGCTACTACAAAAGCAACCAATTCAAAACCCGACCCTACGACCCATACAACGTGCTCACTAGCCCGAATGAAACCATCCTTTGTGTCGATTCCTTTCAAAGCATGTACTCTCAAATGCTTTGTGGTCTCATTTATCGTGAACAAGTCCTTCGTTGTGGGGCCGTTTTCGCTTCCGGGCTTGTTCGGGCCATCAAGTTTCTTACATTGAATTGGAAACAACTTGCCCTTGATATCGAAACCGGGTTCTTGAACCCCAAAATTACTGACCAAGATATCCGGGCTTGTATGTCTAAAATTTTGAAACCTGACCCGAACTTGGCCCGTTTCGTTAGGGATGAGTGTTGTGATGAGAATTGGGAAGGGATAATAACCCGAATTTGGCCCAATACTAAATATCTTGATGTCATTGTGACTGGGGCTATGGCTCAGTATATTCCCATCCTTGATTTTTACAGCGGTAATTTACCTCAAACTTGTACCATGTATGCCTCATCTGAGTGTTACTTTGGGTTAAATTTAACCCCAATGGTTAAACCATCTGAAGTTTCTTATACCATTATGCCAAACATGGGTTACTTTGAGTTTATCCCACATGACTCAGCCAACTCGGTTACTAAGCCTAATAATGACTCACCGAGTCAACTCCTTGACCTTGCTGACCTGGAACTCGGAAAGGAGTATGAGCTAGTGATCTCAACTTACTCGGGTCTCTGTCGTTACCGGGTTGGTGACATTCTTCGGGTCACTGGGTTCCACAATTCTGCCCCACAATTCAAGTTCATTAGAAGGAAGAATGTTTTGCTAAGTATTGATGCTGATAAAACCGACGAAACCGAGCTGCAAAGCGCCATCGAAAAGGCTTCTGAGCTGCTGAAGGAGTTCAACACTGCTGTTGTGGAGTACACAAGCTATGGGGATACTAAAACAATTCCGGGCCATTATGTTATTTATTGGGAATTGTTGGTGAAAGATCCGGGTCATGGGCCAAGTCATCAGGTTTTGGATCAATGTTGTTTGGCTATGGAAGAGTGTTTGAATTCAGTTTATAGACAAAGTCGGGTCGCGGATAACTCAATTGGCCCGTTGGAGATTCGTGTTGTGAAGAATGGGACTTTTGAAGAGTTGATGGACTATGCAATCTCACGAGGCGCATCGATAAACCAATATAAAGTTCCGAGGTGTGTTAGTTTCACACCGATCATGGAGCTTTTAGATTCGAGGGTCGTATCGACCCATTTTAGCCCGAGTGCACCACATTGGGTTCCCGAACGACGTTTCTAA